CAACCGATCAACTCGATTGCTATTGACCAGGTGTTTATCGGTTCATGCACTAACGGTCGTATTGAAGATCTACGGGCCGCCGCTAAGGTTCTGCAACAAGGCTCAGTGGTAGTTCCCACCTTGGTAGTGCCTGGTTCTCAGCCAGTGGCGCGCCAAGCGGAAGCTGAAGGATTGCCCGAAATTTTCCTGGCTGCCGGTGCCGAATGGCGGGCACCAGGGTGCTCGCTGTGCATCGGCGCCAACGGTGACGCCGTGGCACCGGGGACCCGACTAGCGTCAACCGCTAATAACCCAAGCCGAGACCGAGTGGGTCCTGATTCACGTGTTCACGTGTTAGGGCCCACCACGGCCGCAGCTACTGCCCTACGTGGTTTCCTCTATGACGCGAACTCGCTTGGTGAAGCGGCGCTTTAGGCCGTCCATTAGCGAATACACCACCGGCACCACTAAGAGAGTTAGGAAAGTGGAGCTGAACAAACCACCAATCACCACCCGACCAAGCTCTTCAGAAATTAATCCGCTGCCGCCAAAGCCAAAGGCCAGCGGGATGAGGGCCAACATGGTGGCCAGAGCCGTCATTAGAACCGGACGCAGGCGAGTCATTGCACCTTCGACAAGTGCGTTGTGCACGCTATAGCCGCGTTCGGTACGCAGCATGATGATGTATTCCAACATCACAATGGCGTTGGTCACCACAATGCCAACCAACATCAACAAGCCCAGCATGGCGTTAATGCTCAACGAGGATCCGGTGACCCACAAAGCTGAGATGGCACCGATCACGGCCAAGGGCAGCGTGAAGAGGATCACGAATGGGTCAAGCCAGCTTCGGAACAAAGCCGCCATAATGCCATAAACCAAGATGATTGAGGCTCCAATTGCTAGCAACATATTGGTGAAACCTTCATCTAAGTCGCTAGCCACACCGCCTTGGTAAACCTTGATTCCATCGGGTAACTGAACGGCGTCAACGGCCTCATTCACCTTGATCGTGATAGCGGACACATCATCGGCAACGATCTCGGCTCCGACCGAGGCTGCTTCGTGACCGTCTACCCGGGTGAGCACCATTTGTCGAGCGACCTCGGTCGGTGTCGCTACATCACCGAGGGTAACTTCGTTGTTAAGTGGCAATGAGGCCAGCTCGTTAGCGGTGACCGGTTGGGAGGTGACTACTCTTAGCTGTACCGGAAGAGCGCCGTTCTCAGTGGGTATCACCGTTACCTGTTCACCAATGCTCAGCTGCGCGACGGCACCCGCAATTTGCTCGGCGGTAAAGCCAGCGTCAGCGGCGCGTTGCTGGTCGATTTGAAGCTCAATTGCTGGAACGGCACCGGAAATATCGCTGTGGATGTTAACCAGCTCATCAATTTCAGCAATGGCAGCTTCAATGGCAGCAGCCGTTTCCGGCAAAACTGTTGCTGCTTCAGGGGTTTCAGCACTGATCGTGATGTCAACGCTGCTAGTTGAAAAGCCGGTAGTTTCCGTTGAGATCGTGATGTTCTCGCCACCCTCAACTTCCTCTGGCAGCCGCTTCCGTAGGTCTTCTGCTACGCGCCCTTTGGGGTTCGAGTTAGCAAAAGTTGCCGTGATAGTGGCGGAGTTTGGATCTTGGCCACCCAGAATTGCGCTCAAAGCACCGAGGCCCCCCGAGCTTCCCGTAATTACCGTTTCGTAGGTTTCCACGTTGTAGTCGGCCAGTAATCCTTCCACGGAAATAGCTCGCTCAAGCACAACATCGCGTGATTCTCCAGGTAAGGCAGGCACGCTAATTACGACCGTGTTCTCACCAGTATCGGGTAGGAAAACAAGTGGGAGGGTAGGTACAAGCGCCAAACTCCCAACTAACAAGACACCAGAAATTCCGAGTGTTGCCCCACGGCGGCGTAGTGACCATTCAAGGATCGGCTGGTACATCCGGGCCAGACGGCCATGTCGGGAATCATCGGGATTCTCGTGAATCTTCACGCCTTTGGACATCAAGAGACGCACCAAAGCGGGTAACACCGTTACTGCTGCCAAGAGCGATGCCAACAAGGCGAACACCACGGCCAGGGCAAAGGGCAAGAACAGCTCTCCGATGATGCCACCGACCAAACCAAGCGGTAAGAAAACAGCGGCTGTGGTGGCGGTTGCTCCCACGATGGCTAACGTGACTTCTCTTGCCCCTCGGGTTACCGCGGTGTGGGTTTCTTCACCGGCAGCCATATGCCGGTAGATACTCTCGAGCACCACAATCGAATCATCGATAACTCGACCGATGGCGATCGTTAAACCGCCTAGCGTCATGAGGTTTAAGGTGTTCCCAGTCAGGTGAAGGGCCACAATGGCGGTCAAGATCGAAAATGGGATAGAAACCGCGGTCACAATGGTGCTGCGTCCGCTCCGCAAGAAAGCCAGCACAATCAGGACTGCAAGCACCCCACCGATAACGCCTTTCAACACCATGTCGAACACGGACTCTTCGATGAAATCGGCTTGGTTCTGTGTGATGTTGATATTCACACCGGCCGGTAGAGAGTCGGCCAACTCATCAAAAACGTCGAGCACATCATGTGCGACCGCCACGGTATTACCCGATTTGTTCTTTGCTACTTGTAGCCCCACGGCAGGTTTGCCATTTGAACGGTTTACCCCGGTTGGCGTGCTCTCAATAACGTCGATTGAGGCAACGTCGCCCAAGCTTAGGGTTCCACCCCCAGGAAGTGGAACTGCAGCGGCCGCTAGGGCATCGCTTGATGAAAACGTCATAACTGCATCAACCGGTGTGAATCCGCTGCTGCTGACTACACCACCAGCGGGAAGTACAACGTTGTTGGCCCGCAGTACGTTCGCCACCTCTTCGTAGCTCAATCCGTGAGAAATTAGGGCCTCGCGATCGAGTGAGATGCTGATTTGTTGCAAGGCACCGCCCACGATTTCGACACTGCCGACTCCGTCGATTCGATTGAGCTTTGGCGCGACAACGTTGTTGGCCAAGGTCAGTAGCTCGTGGTCGCTTAAATCACCCTCCAGGGTGGCCATAACCACCGGCAAGGTGGCTGGGTCAAGCATCAGGGTGTTCGTCTGTACCGAAGGTGGTAACGGAACGCCGCGTAAGGCTTCATTAACGGCGGCGTTGGTTTCCTTCAGGTCAATTCCGAAGTCAAACATCAACAGCACCACGCCTAAGCCACTAGTGGTGGTCGATTGTGAGGTGTTCAGACCGTCAAGTTCAGCCGTAACGGCCTCAAGCGGCGCGATGGCACTGCGTACAATTTCCCCAGGCTGCATATCGGGGGCTTCGACAACTACGACCACCAATGGCAGGTTGATGTCCGGTAGCAGCTCTTGGTTGATTTGTTTGGCCGAAATTGTGCCAGAACCGGCGAGGATAAGAACAACCAGGACCACAAGACCGGCACGCTTATATGACTGCTCTGTCAGCCATCCAACAATGCGACTCATGAAGCCACGCCCCAGCTGTGCAATGGTGCCATCGCTTGGATGGTGTGGGGCGCAGATCGACTACACCCGTGCATATCAGGATTATCCATTTAATTAGGATAGTCACACTCTATGGATATAATGCAAGGCAGGCTAAGCTCTTCATTGTGGAGCGGGAACGATGACTAAGCGTCAACATCTTGTAGAAGCACTGCGCCAAGAGTTGCGCGCAGCGATGACTCAAAACAGTGGTCAGTCTGGGCCCTGGCTGACCGTGGATCTGACCATGGCGCAGCTCAAGGCGCTATTGGTGCTTAATAACCAAGGCGAGGCACGCGTTGGTGAAATCGCTTCGCTGCTAGGGCTCTCACCTAACGCCACCACAGCCTTGCTCGACCAACTCGAGACTGCCGGTTACAGCGAACGGCGACCCGATCCGGCTGACCGGCGGGCGGTGTTGGTAGTGCTAACCCCCGCCGGAGCTGAGCTGATTGCCGAACTATTGACCGCCAACCTGGTGGCTTTCGAAGTGATTCTCGAGTATCTCTCACTCGATGAACTTGAAGATCTACATCGTGGAATGACAGCGCTCATGCGTGCGTTATCGGAACATGAGAGCAGCCTAAAACCAGAGGACTAGCCTCGTAGGGGTGCCAATGCTTCTGCTAATTTGGCGATCTCGTTCAGTTGCGCCTCGAGGACCGTTGATTGCTGCTCGTTTGGTTCGAAGACTCCGTCGGTGATTTGTTCTCCGGGGAAGTTAATTTCGATATTTCCCATGGTCATAACCATTCCCAACAGGCTTACCACTGGCCGAAGAGCGGCTTGAGCTCGTGAACCACCCGAGTTACCGCCCCAGTTCACAAACCCCACTGGCTTGCGAAACCATTCACGGTTCAGATAATCGAGAGCATTCTTAATCGGGGCTGAGTAGCTGTGGTTGTACTCAGGAAACACGAAGAGGAACCCGTCAGCGGCATTCACCCGTTCAGCCCAAGACTTGGTGTGTTCACGGGTATATTGCTGCAACCTAGGATGAGTTGGTTCATCCATGAAGGGCAGATCAATTTCCTTCAGATCAGCAAAATCAACATCAAAACGTCCGTCGGCTGCGGCCTCTTGGCACACCCAGTCGGCAATTGATTTACCAACTCGAACTTCACGGACACTTCCTAAAACAACCATCAGTTTTGGCATACCAATCTAAGCCTATCGGTCGCCAGACCTAAGATTCGATTGGGGTTGTTAGCAAGGCCATGGCACGGCTTAATGCATGGTGGGCCGCCCGGGACTCGAACCCGGCACCTTGGGATTAAAAGTCCCCTGCTCTACCTGATGAGCTAGCGGCCCAGAAGCTTCAACGGCTCTTATGAACCGGCTACAGATTGTGGCACATTTCGACAGAAGTGAACCATCTGAGAATTAGAGAAGTTACTGCCTAGACCGAAGACGATACCAGTTGACCCATGGTTCTAAGCTAAACAATAGGAATGAAAAGAATGCGTTTCCTAGCTGTCTTAGCGTTCATAGCGTTGCTTGGTGCCGCCTGCGGCAACGATTCTTCCGATTCTAATAGTGGCACCTCTTCCACTACCGAGGCTGAAAACAGCACCACCACGCTCGCCGATGACAACAACAGCGACGAACCAGAAAATGGTGATGACGATGCCGATGAGCGAAGCATCAGCTTGTCGGCCTATTGGCTTGACGAAAATAATGAGCTTCGGGTTGGTTACACCCACGTGGTCGCACCGGGTTCACCAGGGGCAGATATCGTGAACGCGCTATTGGACGGTCCACTTGATGAAGACGTGGAATTGGGTTTGCGTACGGCGCTGCCTACGGATGCTCGTTTGCGGTCCCTCGACATCATTGGGTCCGAAGTGATCGCCGACTTTTCTGCCGAGTTCGCCGCTGGTGACGACCCGCTAGAGGCCCAAGCACGCCTAGCTCAGGTTGTTTATACCCTCACACAGTTCCCAGTTGTGGAAGCCATCGAGATTCTGATTGAAGGTCAGCCTGAAGCGACAATGGGTGATAGTGGGATCGTGATCAAGCCGATTCTGGCTCGTTCCGATTTCGAGTGGGATGGCGAGTATGAAACCTTTGCGCCCACAGTTCTGGTGGAATCACCCCGGCCTGGTCAACTGACCGCCGGAAACGGAGTAGAAGTTGCCGGATCCGCCTTCACTTTCGAAGGGGCGCTCTATCTGGAGGCGATTTCAGCAACTGGTGAGGTGCTGGCCCCGGAAACCTATTTCATGACCGATGTCGACGGTGAGAACATGAAGGGCACTTTTTCGGTTTGGCTCGACTTTGATAGCGACCTGTTGGGCGATATCACCCTGCGCGCATATGACATCTCGGCCGAAAGTGGTGAGCCCACCGGAGTGGTTGAGGTTCCGATCGTCCGTGCGGGCTAGTCCAAACTTGGCGCAGCTCAAAGGCAGTTCAAAGGCCAGTTAACCCTAAGCAACAGCACCCACTCGTGCTGGTGAGTTGGCAAGGCGCGCCTACCCATGGCGCTCGATACTGAGCAGTCTTAGCACGGCGCGTCCTTCTTCGTTTGATGCCTCTAGGTCAACCTCGGCCTCGAAATACCATTCTCGGTTTGCTTCGGGGTCGAGAAGGCCTTGTCGCACCCGCCAGTCTTCTTTTGTTTTGGTCAAGGCAAATAGTGTTGAACCACGCGCCTCATTGCCAATTTCTACGGTGTCATACTCTGCCCAGTATGGGGCCATAGCTTCCGTCAAGGCTTCGGAGCGCCAGTGTGGAGAACCTTCTCGTTCGGCCAAAGCCTCGTAATCTTGGCGGCTAAGTAGCTCCACCCAACGAAACGCCTCGTTACGGATCATGATGGCAAAGGCCCTCGCATTGTCGCTGAGTTTTGCGGGCTGATTTTGGGCGGCATGTTGTAGATCGCCGGGACGAACCTCGGGTGCCTCCTCGCTGTCGGGGTGTAGCAGCTCTTCCCACTCGTCTAACAAGCTAGAGTCGATTTGGCGTACGGTTTCGCCCAGCCAGGCTTCGAGGTCATGCACCTCGTCCGTCTTGGCCTCGGCAGGTACGTTCTGCACCAGACCTTTGTAGGCATCGCTTAGGTAACGCAGCACCAAGCCTTCCGAACGAGCTAGTTCGTAATGGCGGATGTAGTCACTAAAGGTCATGGCACGTTCATACATGTCACGAGCCACTGACTTGGGGCGAATATTGTGATCGCGCACCCAGGGGTGCAAGGTGCGGTATTCATCGAACAGGTTGTAGGTGAATTCGCGTAATGGTTTGGGGTATTCAAGCTGGTCAAGTTGGGCCATGCGCTCTTCGTACTCCACCCCTTCTGCTTTTAGCCGAGACACGGTTTCAGTGCGGAGCTTGTTGAGCTGTGCCGACAACACCACCCCCGGGTCTTCCAAGACTGCTTCCACCAGCGACAAAACATCGAGGGAGTAGTGCTCGCTCTCATGTTCAAGGTGGGGCACCGCGGCCAATACAAAGGGCGACAATGGTTGGTTTAGAGCGAAGTTTTCTTGCAGCTCTACGGTCAGGCGAACTTTTCGGCCTAGCTCATCGGGTTCGTCGAGCTCTTCTACCACCTTGGCTTGGCGAAGTGACCGGTATATCGAAATTGCGTGACGAATATGTTGACGTTGTTTGGGTCGGGTTTCATGGTTGTCAACCAGAAGGTGGCGCATAGCACCACAGCCATCGCCGGGCCGGTTCAGCACGTTCAAGAGCATGGAGTGGCTCACCGTAAAGCTTGAGGTGAGGGGTTCGGGCGACTTAGCGATCAACTTGGTGAAAGTGTCCTCACTCCACGGCACATAGCCACGGGTAGGCGGTTTCTTTTTCACTATTTTGCGAAGTTTTTTAGCGTCGCCAGCCGCTTTTTCAACCGCTTTTTCATTCTCAATTACATGTTCAGGTGCTTGTGCCCACACATATCCAATGGTGTCGAAACCGGCCCGACCAGCTCGCCCAGCGATCTGGTGAAATTCTCGTGCCGTCAAAATTCTTGAACTCACGCCGTCATATTTGGCTAGTTGCGTGAACAGCACGGTACGAATGGGCACGTTGATGCCAACCCCGAGGGTGTCGGTGCCACAGATGACTTTGAGGTGCCCGTCTTGGGCCAAGCGTTCCACCAAACGGCGGTACTTGGGCAACATACCGGCGTGGTGCACCCCAATACCGTGTCGTAGAAAGCGAGAAAGAGCCTTACCAAATCCGGGGTTGAAACGAAACTCTCCAATAGCGGCTGCAATAGCCGCTTTTTCTTCTTTGGTGCACATGTTGATGCTCATCAACGACTGTGCTCGTTCGACCGCCGATGCCTGCGTGAAATGCACCACATAAACGGGGGCTAGGTTGGTTTCCAACAAAGTTTCTATGGTCTCGTGCAGAGCGGTGTGACGGTACTCGTAAGTGAGCGGCACGGGACGTGTGGCGCTGGTGATGGTGCGGGTGGGGTAGCCGGTTCGACGGCTGAGATCATCCTCGAAGCGTTTCGTGTCGCCCAGGGTGGCCGACATTAAAATAAACTGTGCTTGGGGTAAACAAAGCAGCGGTATTTGCCAGGCCCAACCGCGGTCAGCTTCGGCATAGTAGTGAAATTCATCCATCACAACTTGGGCCACCTCGGCCCCTTCGCCTTCGCGTAGCGCCAGATTGGCCAGTACCTCAGCGGTGCAGCAAATCACCGGAGCTTCGGCATTGACGGCAGCATCGCCGGTCATCATGCCTACATTTCCCGAACCTAGCTCGTCGCAGAGCGCAAAAAACTTTTCGGATACCAACGCCTTTATGGGAGCGGTGTAGAAGGTGCGCATTCCTTGTGCCAGGGCCGCGAAATGAGCCGCTAAGGCCACCAATGACTTACCGGTGCCAGTTGGGGTGGCCAAAATGATGTTGGACCCCGAATATATTTCAAGGATGGCCTCTTCCTGGGCCGGGTAGAGCGTGAGGCCCCGAGTTTCCGACCATTCGGTGAAAGCCTCGAGCAGTAAATCAGGGTCGGCCCCATGGTTTGGTGACGGTAAAAAGTCAGATAGAGGCGCGTTCATGTTCACTGATAATGCCTCAGTTGGGCAACATATACAGATGGACACAAAGATTCGTGTGGGAATTGTTGGCTATGGCAACCTCGGCCGAGGGGTGGAACTGGCCATCAGCCAAAGCCCCGACTTGGAGTTGCAGGGGGTGTTTTCCAGGCGTGATCCGGCCGCGGTGCAAACCGTTGGCGAGACGGTTTCGGTGTACAAAATGACCGAGCTTGAACGTTTCGCTGCCGAGGGGACCATAGATGTAGCCATCCTGTGTGGCAGCTCCAGCGGTGATCTGCCGACTCAGACCCCCGAGCTGGTGCGCTGGTTCAACACCGTTGACAGCTTCGATACCCACGCTAATATCCCCGCCTATTTTGAAAGTGTTGATGAACCTGCCAAAGAGCATGGCCATGTGGGCATAATTTCGACCGGCTGGGACCCGGGGCTTTTTTCGGTGAATCGCGTCATTGGGGAAGCCATCCTTCCTGAAGGTGATACCTACACGTTTTGGGGAAAAGGGCTAAGCCAAGGGCATTCGGCGGCTGTTCGAGGCGTGGACGGCGTCGCCGATGCCGTGCAATACACGGTTCCGTCTGAACGCGCCATGGATCGTGCTCGAAGTGGCGAGCGGCCCCAGCTTTCGACCCGTGAAAAACACGTTCGGGAATGTTACGTGGTGCTGGCCGAGGGTGCTGATGCCGATGCGGTGCAGCAGACCATTGTCAATATGCCAGCCTATTTCGCCGATTACGACACCACCGTGCATTTCATCTCACAGGCTGAGCTTGATCGTGATCACGCCGCCATGCCACACGGCGGCTTTGTGATCCGCAGTGGCCACACCGCAGATTCGGCCACCCAAACCATAGAGTTTTCTCTGAAACTGACCAGCAACCCGTCGTTTACGGCAGCGGTTTTGGTAGCTTATGCCCGAGCCGCTCACCGCTTGGCTGATAGCGGTGCTACCGGCGCGTTCACCCCATTTGATATCGCGCCCGGCTTACTTTCACCCAAAAGTCCGGCCCAGCTTCGCCAAGAACTGTTGTAGCCAGGCCGCTAAATTTGGTCGGGGATCGTGATCTCGTCGTGGTTCACCAAAGTGACACGATCCCCGAGAGTGACTTTTCCGGCATCAAGTTCAACCTGGCGTGCACCTAAGTTGGCGATGCGTTCCCACGGTTGTCCGAGGTCAGCTTCCAAAGCGTAGATAACCCCGCCGTGAGTAACCACCAATATTTCGGCACCCTGGTAGTGCTCTTCGATACGACCAAAGGCCATTCTCAATCGAGTTAAAACCACCTGGTCGTCTTCCCAACCCGGGGCGCGTTTCCCAGCGTCCAGGTAGCCCGGCCAGGCCTCTTCGATTTCAGCACGAGTTAGACCCGACCACTCTCCGGCGCTTCTTTCTCGTAGGTCGGAATCGATAACAACCGGGCCAACCCCAAGGGTCTCGGAAATAATTAACGCCGTGTTATGGGCACGTTCGAGGTCGGAGGAAATGATCACATCTACTGTTCCAATGGCGGATGAGGCATGAAATGCTTGCAAGCGCCCCAGCTGACTCAGCGGAGGATCGGCCTGGCCCTGCCAGCGGCCTTGCGCGTTCCAGGTTGATTGACCATGACGGGCTAAAAGAAGACGAGTCATCAAACGACGTTACCCAAAACCGTAGAAATCGGCGAGACTAAAGAGATGACCACCATGCTCAGCGGAAACCAATTGATTTTGCGTCCCCTCCAAGTAGCTGACGCCCAGGCACTGACCGCCATTTTGAATACCCCAGATGTGGCGATTTGGTGGGAGGGTTACGACTATGACCGTGTGCTTGATGAAATTGTGGCGGAAGGCGACGGCGAGAGCTTCGGTATTTTTACCGAAGACCAACCCGAAGTCTTGCTGGGCATGATCCAGTATTACGAACAAGATGACCCCGACTACCTTCACGCTGGTATCGACATCTTTGTGGATCCGGCTCGTTATGGTCACGGAATTGGTCAGCGGGCCATTCTATTGTTGGTGAAACACCTGATTGACGATTTGGGCCACCACCGGATAATTATCGACCCGGCGGTGAACAACGAGCGTGCCATCGCAGTCTTTCAAAAGGTTGGTTTCCGCGAAGTTGGTGTAATGCGCCGTTATGAACGACGCGCCGATGGCAACTGGGGTGACAATGTGCTCCTCGAGCTTTTGGACACCGACCTAGCCGGATAAAGATCGTTGTTGATTGGTTAATTGGAAGGTAGAAGCCATGGCGCTGTTGCGTTTATTTGCTTCGGCTCGAGAAGCGGCTGGTGTGGGAACGACGAAAGTTGACGGTGACACAGTTGCCCAAGTTCTAGAGGCGGCTGTTAGCCGTTTCGGTGCTGACTTCGAGGCGATTTTGGAAACCTGTCAGGTGTGGTGCAACGGTGAACCCACCCAGTTACACCAGGAAATTAGCGCCGAAGATGAGATCGCGATCTTGCCGCCAATTTCTGGAGGCGCATGAGTTCCAGCGGCCAGAGCCATACTCAAGACCATCGCAAACCAACCACGTCGAAGCGCAAGCCAAACGTGAACTCGAAGCCGCCACGAAAGGTTTCGAAGAGCTATCGCCAGCGAAAGGTTGAATCATCACGATTCGGAATCGTGTATGACATTGAGGGTCCGAGAGTTCGGCTTGGTTTCGCGTGGTTTGTGGTGGCTTGCCTGACTATCTGGGCGGGACTATGGCCGTTCGCGCTGCTGATTGCATCGGTGGCGGCTCTAGCTGCAGCGCAGATTTCAACTCAGCTTCGAACCCGCTGGCGTCGCCCGAATCGTGTAGTGGTGGCAGCGTTTGGGGGCATGTTACCGCTGAGCGCGGCGGTTAACCCGAAACTCTTTGGCGGTGTGACCATCGTGTTCGCTATTGCCAGTGTGGTCGCCGAGCTGGGGCGGCCAACCGCTGCTGCATCACCCTTGCTTAGCGCATCGGCCATGGTGCGATCTTGGTTGAACGTGGGTCTTGCTGGTGCCACATGGGTGGCGCTCTATCAAATAGATATTGGTGCCGCTTTTTGCTTGTTGTTGCTAATAAGTGCCTATGAAGTTGGTGATTTCCTGGTTGGTAGTGGGGCGGGGAACCCTATTGAAGGCCCCGCTGCGGGCTTACTGGCGTTAGCGGTGGTGGCAGCAGCACTGTTGGTAGTTGAACCGGCTCCTTTTGAGGGCAACTCGCTGTTGGTTTTTGCAATGGGGGCCGGTTTGGCCGCTCCGCTTGGTCAAGTGGTGGCATCCGCAATTTTGCCTCGCGCTGGTGCCGATGCGCGGGCCTTGAGGC
The genomic region above belongs to Acidimicrobiia bacterium and contains:
- a CDS encoding efflux RND transporter permease subunit, translating into MSRIVGWLTEQSYKRAGLVVLVVLILAGSGTISAKQINQELLPDINLPLVVVVVEAPDMQPGEIVRSAIAPLEAVTAELDGLNTSQSTTTSGLGVVLLMFDFGIDLKETNAAVNEALRGVPLPPSVQTNTLMLDPATLPVVMATLEGDLSDHELLTLANNVVAPKLNRIDGVGSVEIVGGALQQISISLDREALISHGLSYEEVANVLRANNVVLPAGGVVSSSGFTPVDAVMTFSSSDALAAAAVPLPGGGTLSLGDVASIDVIESTPTGVNRSNGKPAVGLQVAKNKSGNTVAVAHDVLDVFDELADSLPAGVNINITQNQADFIEESVFDMVLKGVIGGVLAVLIVLAFLRSGRSTIVTAVSIPFSILTAIVALHLTGNTLNLMTLGGLTIAIGRVIDDSIVVLESIYRHMAAGEETHTAVTRGAREVTLAIVGATATTAAVFLPLGLVGGIIGELFLPFALAVVFALLASLLAAVTVLPALVRLLMSKGVKIHENPDDSRHGRLARMYQPILEWSLRRRGATLGISGVLLVGSLALVPTLPLVFLPDTGENTVVISVPALPGESRDVVLERAISVEGLLADYNVETYETVITGSSGGLGALSAILGGQDPNSATITATFANSNPKGRVAEDLRKRLPEEVEGGENITISTETTGFSTSSVDITISAETPEAATVLPETAAAIEAAIAEIDELVNIHSDISGAVPAIELQIDQQRAADAGFTAEQIAGAVAQLSIGEQVTVIPTENGALPVQLRVVTSQPVTANELASLPLNNEVTLGDVATPTEVARQMVLTRVDGHEAASVGAEIVADDVSAITIKVNEAVDAVQLPDGIKVYQGGVASDLDEGFTNMLLAIGASIILVYGIMAALFRSWLDPFVILFTLPLAVIGAISALWVTGSSLSINAMLGLLMLVGIVVTNAIVMLEYIIMLRTERGYSVHNALVEGAMTRLRPVLMTALATMLALIPLAFGFGGSGLISEELGRVVIGGLFSSTFLTLLVVPVVYSLMDGLKRRFTKRVRVIEETT
- a CDS encoding MarR family transcriptional regulator; the encoded protein is MTKRQHLVEALRQELRAAMTQNSGQSGPWLTVDLTMAQLKALLVLNNQGEARVGEIASLLGLSPNATTALLDQLETAGYSERRPDPADRRAVLVVLTPAGAELIAELLTANLVAFEVILEYLSLDELEDLHRGMTALMRALSEHESSLKPED
- a CDS encoding NADPH-dependent FMN reductase; amino-acid sequence: MPKLMVVLGSVREVRVGKSIADWVCQEAAADGRFDVDFADLKEIDLPFMDEPTHPRLQQYTREHTKSWAERVNAADGFLFVFPEYNHSYSAPIKNALDYLNREWFRKPVGFVNWGGNSGGSRAQAALRPVVSLLGMVMTMGNIEINFPGEQITDGVFEPNEQQSTVLEAQLNEIAKLAEALAPLRG
- a CDS encoding GerMN domain-containing protein is translated as MKRMRFLAVLAFIALLGAACGNDSSDSNSGTSSTTEAENSTTTLADDNNSDEPENGDDDADERSISLSAYWLDENNELRVGYTHVVAPGSPGADIVNALLDGPLDEDVELGLRTALPTDARLRSLDIIGSEVIADFSAEFAAGDDPLEAQARLAQVVYTLTQFPVVEAIEILIEGQPEATMGDSGIVIKPILARSDFEWDGEYETFAPTVLVESPRPGQLTAGNGVEVAGSAFTFEGALYLEAISATGEVLAPETYFMTDVDGENMKGTFSVWLDFDSDLLGDITLRAYDISAESGEPTGVVEVPIVRAG
- a CDS encoding DUF3516 domain-containing protein, producing MNAPLSDFLPSPNHGADPDLLLEAFTEWSETRGLTLYPAQEEAILEIYSGSNIILATPTGTGKSLVALAAHFAALAQGMRTFYTAPIKALVSEKFFALCDELGSGNVGMMTGDAAVNAEAPVICCTAEVLANLALREGEGAEVAQVVMDEFHYYAEADRGWAWQIPLLCLPQAQFILMSATLGDTKRFEDDLSRRTGYPTRTITSATRPVPLTYEYRHTALHETIETLLETNLAPVYVVHFTQASAVERAQSLMSINMCTKEEKAAIAAAIGEFRFNPGFGKALSRFLRHGIGVHHAGMLPKYRRLVERLAQDGHLKVICGTDTLGVGINVPIRTVLFTQLAKYDGVSSRILTAREFHQIAGRAGRAGFDTIGYVWAQAPEHVIENEKAVEKAAGDAKKLRKIVKKKPPTRGYVPWSEDTFTKLIAKSPEPLTSSFTVSHSMLLNVLNRPGDGCGAMRHLLVDNHETRPKQRQHIRHAISIYRSLRQAKVVEELDEPDELGRKVRLTVELQENFALNQPLSPFVLAAVPHLEHESEHYSLDVLSLVEAVLEDPGVVLSAQLNKLRTETVSRLKAEGVEYEERMAQLDQLEYPKPLREFTYNLFDEYRTLHPWVRDHNIRPKSVARDMYERAMTFSDYIRHYELARSEGLVLRYLSDAYKGLVQNVPAEAKTDEVHDLEAWLGETVRQIDSSLLDEWEELLHPDSEEAPEVRPGDLQHAAQNQPAKLSDNARAFAIMIRNEAFRWVELLSRQDYEALAEREGSPHWRSEALTEAMAPYWAEYDTVEIGNEARGSTLFALTKTKEDWRVRQGLLDPEANREWYFEAEVDLEASNEEGRAVLRLLSIERHG
- a CDS encoding diaminopimelate dehydrogenase produces the protein MDTKIRVGIVGYGNLGRGVELAISQSPDLELQGVFSRRDPAAVQTVGETVSVYKMTELERFAAEGTIDVAILCGSSSGDLPTQTPELVRWFNTVDSFDTHANIPAYFESVDEPAKEHGHVGIISTGWDPGLFSVNRVIGEAILPEGDTYTFWGKGLSQGHSAAVRGVDGVADAVQYTVPSERAMDRARSGERPQLSTREKHVRECYVVLAEGADADAVQQTIVNMPAYFADYDTTVHFISQAELDRDHAAMPHGGFVIRSGHTADSATQTIEFSLKLTSNPSFTAAVLVAYARAAHRLADSGATGAFTPFDIAPGLLSPKSPAQLRQELL
- a CDS encoding histidine phosphatase family protein; its protein translation is MTRLLLARHGQSTWNAQGRWQGQADPPLSQLGRLQAFHASSAIGTVDVIISSDLERAHNTALIISETLGVGPVVIDSDLRERSAGEWSGLTRAEIEEAWPGYLDAGKRAPGWEDDQVVLTRLRMAFGRIEEHYQGAEILVVTHGGVIYALEADLGQPWERIANLGARQVELDAGKVTLGDRVTLVNHDEITIPDQI
- a CDS encoding GNAT family protein — its product is MTTMLSGNQLILRPLQVADAQALTAILNTPDVAIWWEGYDYDRVLDEIVAEGDGESFGIFTEDQPEVLLGMIQYYEQDDPDYLHAGIDIFVDPARYGHGIGQRAILLLVKHLIDDLGHHRIIIDPAVNNERAIAVFQKVGFREVGVMRRYERRADGNWGDNVLLELLDTDLAG
- a CDS encoding MoaD/ThiS family protein, whose product is MVNWKVEAMALLRLFASAREAAGVGTTKVDGDTVAQVLEAAVSRFGADFEAILETCQVWCNGEPTQLHQEISAEDEIAILPPISGGA